In Nostoc edaphicum CCNP1411, the sequence CGATGTAATTTTTAGCCGATGATGCGGGAAGAAAAACATCCATCCAAGGGTGAGCGATATCCTTGCTATCTACTTGAATCATCGGTTCGATGAATTGTGCAAATCCCAGGTCTTCAGTATGGATATGACGGTAAAAATTTAAGCCAGCAAGGATTTCTTTGTCATCAATAGCTTCAATAGAATTTGCTTCAACAGTAATCCGCAACGTGTAAAACCATTGAATCAAAGGTTGCATTATTCCTGTTGCTCTGGATACTCCTTGCAAACAGGGAACTGGGAAAGATACGAGATGATCGACCCTTTGTTCGGTTACTAAAACCCGTTTGTCATCTAAAAGAGCATCTAGGTTGTCATAGAACAACAAATATGTGCGAGTTTGGGAAGGGTAAACTTTGAGTTTGTGCTGAACTTGGGTAATAATTCCAAACTGACCGTAACCGCAAAGTACGTGATTAAAAAGTTCGCTGTTTTCTTCAGGCGAACACCAGAGAATATCACCTTCTGCGGTTACGACTTCTACACCAAGACAATTATCAGCTTGATTTCCGTAGCGAAAAGAGGCTGCACCTATACCACCCGCAGAATGAGTTCCTCCGACAGAAACACCAAAATAATTGGTTAATACGGGAGGAACTAAACCATCAGGAATACAAGCATCGATTACTTGATTCCAAGAAGTCCCCGCATCAGCTTTAAACCAGAGTTGGTCTTTTTGGATCTCTCGAATTTTATCGAGATTCCTCATATTTAAAACGATTCCATCTTCGTTTAAAGACTGACCGCCTAACGAATGTCCCGCAGCGCGTGAAGAAACTACTAATCCTTTTTGAGCGGCATATTTAACAGTTTGGGCAATATCGTTAGCGTTTTGAGGAGTGACAACAACTTGGGGAGACTTTTGAAATATACCACCAAAATCTTCGGAAACTTCTG encodes:
- a CDS encoding FAD-binding protein, which gives rise to MNGIVQDLKHLIAGEVSNASEILTEVSEDFGGIFQKSPQVVVTPQNANDIAQTVKYAAQKGLVVSSRAAGHSLGGQSLNEDGIVLNMRNLDKIREIQKDQLWFKADAGTSWNQVIDACIPDGLVPPVLTNYFGVSVGGTHSAGGIGAASFRYGNQADNCLGVEVVTAEGDILWCSPEENSELFNHVLCGYGQFGIITQVQHKLKVYPSQTRTYLLFYDNLDALLDDKRVLVTEQRVDHLVSFPVPCLQGVSRATGIMQPLIQWFYTLRITVEANSIEAIDDKEILAGLNFYRHIHTEDLGFAQFIEPMIQVDSKDIAHPWMDVFLPASSAKNYIETALKQLPSFLDISKAQMGCFCLVNRNNKMPMFRLPQEEELIIGFGIYPSIPKSQVQPILAELKKLSNLSLEMGGKRYLTCWIDFTIQQWQSQFGDYWPKVNQIKSKYDPKGIFNSGFFEYEQIAHPAIAPQENVRFVENVATKSAIAV